The DNA sequence GAGAAGCTCTGCGATTTCTTTTGAAAGAAGACCTGCGATTCCTAGAGAGGGAAGATCTGATGCGATTATCACATGGAGTGAGATGGAGCACCTCTTTTTGTTCCTCCATTGTGGttagcttcttcttctatctATGATTGTTTTATATTTAGCTCTATTTGAATTTCTAGGTCTTGACTATGTACGATTTGGTTTTCTAGGCCTTTTTTGTGTGCATTTTGTTGTTTATGTATTACGGTGTTATGTACGTGCTGGTTTTTGCTTATCTGAGATTCGTGTTAGTTTTGAGCTGGTTCTGAggtgtttttgttattttgacTATATTATTGGGGTCCAATAATTtgtctactgggggccagtaATGTATTCTAATTGTTACTCAGATTCTAAATTTGTTGTTTAATGATCTTTTAATTTCTGTGAAGTGCTATTTGTTACATTTTGTGAGGAGTTTTGGTAgtttttatttcattattgGGTCCCAATAATATGCgtagtggggggcagtaatgtgtatTAACTATTATGAAGTGTCTCTATTTTTTGTCTAGAGAGACTTTTCTTTAGTTTAAAAGTAATTTGTTAATCCTTCTGATGTGTTTTGGTAGTTCTGTTTAAatcattggggggcaataatgtctctattggggggcaataatagttttgttcttttattttctttcaggATTATGCCTGATTCCCTGGTTGCTAGATGCATTTATTCTGGCAAAGGTTATATGATTCCTTTGAATCATTGTATGAGCTTTTCTGACTTGTATGAAGACGTTTTCCTACGTTCCAGTTTTTGGCAAGTGATGTTATTGAGCTTCAGTATTTAGTACCGGGTTGTgaagtatgttttctttgttCCGATCGTGATTTCCAAATGCTGTTCTGTGGTGCTAGAATATGTAAGTTAGAATGTGTTGAGATTACTGTTTTAAAGTTAGAATGGTGGAAGTTGCAGCAACACGTGTTCAGTGGATAGTCGTTCGGAAGTTGTGGATGAGGACGATTATTTAGGGGAGGCATTTAGGATTGAAGTTCACAAGTCGTATTTGTCTGATGAGTGGAGTTCCTATATTTATCGTGTTGGGGAGAAGTTTCATGGTGCAACTGAGCTCCGTGAGAAACTCAGGAAGTATGCAATTGCAGTTGGTTTCGAGTTTGTGTTTTTGAGAAACGATTTGGACGGTATTCATGCAGTTTGTTCAAATATTGGAACCAAAGGATGTGATTGGCATCTTCGCGCTCTTTCATCATCTCAGAATGGTTGCCTTTATATAACGGAGTTGAATAATATTCACACTATTAAGGGCATAGTTAGGACTCAAAATCATAGGCTTCTGGGATCTAAGGTTGTGAAGACTCGCATTGCTGCTGATGTTAGCTACAATCTTTCACTAAAGCCAAGGGAAATTATGAGTAAATTCAAGTCAACATATGGTTTTGATATTACCTACAAGGTTTCCTTGAAAGTGAAGCAAAGGGCTAAGGAAGCAATTTATGGTTCCGATGCAGATTCATTCAGCAAGTTATCTTGGTATAAGGAAGCCGTTTTGGAGAGTAATCCGGGCtcttcttttgtgttggaagttgaCCCATCCACTAATCGTTTTCATAGGCTTTTCGTGGCTTATGGAGGTTGTATTGAAGGCTTCCAATTCTGTTTGTCGGTGTTGTATGTTGATGAAACGTTTGGTAAAAGTATTTACAAGGGTCAGATTCTTTCTGCATCTGGAAGGAATGGAAATCAAACTAACTCCTtagtttattgcccctaataatttgtttattggGTACTAGTAGACTGACGTTTTTGTGTTCTGGTTTGTGCAGGTTTCTACCCTCTAGCCATATGTTTTTGTGATTCTGAGACAGAAGCAAATTGGACATTCTTTCTCAAGCATTTGAAGAGTTTACTTGAACCTCAAGGAAGAGTCATCACATTTATTAGTGATCGGGGTACCAGACTGTTGAGTGCTTTCGATAAGGTATTTGCTGGACATCCTCACCTGTTTTGTTACAAGCATTTGGTGGCTAACTTTGCCGGTAAATATAGGGGTAAAGGTAATTCTATCTTGATAGAAGATGTTAAGCAGAAGTTTTTTACGGTTGCATATTCCTCTACCGAGAAGGAATACCGTTTCAATTTGCATAAACTTAGAGAAGTTGGAGGTGCCGAGATTATTGACCCTTTTCTCGCTGAAATTCTAGTTGAACATTGGTGCCGTGCATTTTATACAGGCCACCGATATGGAAAAATGGCCAATGGGATGGCAGAATCATTTAACTCTTGGATTTCACTTGAGCGTTTGATGTCGGTATATTGTATGTTGGATCCAGAGCCGTCTCAAACTTTTCGGAGGCCCTGTGCGAAAGTTTAAAATGCGACCCTCTAATACTTGATTTATTAAAATGTTGTGTTTGAGACGATCGAGCCATCTCAAACACAGCATCACCAAACAGTCCAAGCAAATCAATGTGTTATGAGAAACCTGATTCTTTGAAGAACAAAGACTCAAAGTATAGCATGAGACTCTTGAGTTTCCTCACTCCTTGATCTCTCCAATCCTTGATTTACATTTCTCAATTTCCAGAAAATTGCTAGGCCTTTgcaatttgaaaaacaaatcaaaccaTTAGGAGAACTATATTAAAGAAACATTTATTTATATGTGGATACAAATCAATTAATCATACCTGAGTCATGACTAGGGTGTAGGGATTACTGATGAGCTTCATTTTGCCTCTAAATCACTAATTGAAGAATGAAGACTTGAAGTGGGAGAGAATTAGTCTGGGattttttagagtaattagagaatgaaaaaggatAGAAGAGATCGATGGGAATAGAGAAGGGTCGATGAGAATTGAGGGCTCTGGCCAGAGGCGGAGCCACGTTGGGGCAtggtgggtcccgtgccccaatGAGATTTTAAGTATATATACAATCTGGTTCAACAATTGACCTGAGTGCTGCCTTTGCCGTAGTGGTTGAGGCACATGCATATGTTAATTTGGTCCCTGTTTCGATTGCTGGTAGCAGCAatgttctaattttttttatttctttcttttttctaacaTTAATACTAGTATTTCTTCTCAGGAAAAAAACATTAATAGTATTATTTCATAtagtttcaaagttcaaatataaattatatttccattaGGAAAAATTGTCTAAAATCTATGAACTATaagttttattaataaaatatgtaatttaaaaaaaatattgatctttTTTTAGTACAAAACTAGATATTGATCGTTCCCCTacctttttaattattatttttattacaatcttgatatattttaagtttaagtttcatttttttttttacttttaagtGCCCCAGTTGAGATTattttctggctccgccactggccATGGCCATGGCATTAGGTACGTACCAAACTAACTAGCTAATTATAATATTGCATGTATGCATTTAATTTGTATTTATTCAGTACGTTCTTGATCGAAGATAATTGTTGGAAGTCTTGGTAAGTACAAGGACGAACAACCCGTGGTCGGTGTCACCGTGACCAACTGCACattgtcagagagagagagagagagtgagtgtgTGAATGCAAAGAGCAGAGGATAAGGATTTAGTGTATGGGgccatattttttcttttaagttattgtttatataaatagatataaaaatataaattctgTGGCCCTATTTCCATATCAATGTTAGTGTTCCGTGCCTAGATCCAAGTGTTTTATATTCAATCATGCAAACATAAATCCTTAAAGAAAAACGTTGGGGGCCCTCTCAATTTGGGGCCCTGTTCCGTCGCACTCAATGCACCTGTTCAGAGCCAGCTCTGGTTGGATCAGACTAGAATTAACCAAATGGAGTAGATGGGTGAGAGGAGGGATGAGGCACAACGTTGGACGACAGaactaactcccaaaatggaGGAAATGTTGAAGGTGCAGATGGAGAAATCTCGTCATTTCAATGTCCATTATTCTAGCCCTGGTGTTTATGAGGTTCGATCTGACTTTTCGTACGTAGTTAACATTTCCGAGCATTCACGTTCATGTGTGAAATGGCAGATCAATTGTTTTCCTTGTCCTCACATCCTTGTTGCAATACAAGCTGCTTCTGAAAATGTCTATGATTATATTGATAAGTACTTTCATGTTGATATGTTCAAGAAGAGCTACAGTTTTCCTCTCCGGCCAATAACCAATGTTGATATGTCTTCTTCTGATTCTGCCACTGACTTTAAATTACCTCCCCTTGAGAAGAGACCACCCGGGTGGCCCAgggtgaagcggttcaagtCTATTGGAGAGGTCGAAAAGAAGCTGATTCGTTGCTGCCGTTGTGGAAAAGTGGGAACTCATAACAAGTTGAGCTGCACAGAACCTCTGGTTCAGTAGTAGTACATGATTCTATAAAGGGCTAATAGGTTTTACACTTTTCtattgggggcagtaatatgtttattggggggcaataattgtGGAGAATTTATGCTCATTGAACCATTATTCTTTTCAGAATTACATATTTTAACTTTTTTCATATTTCAATTCCTTGTAgagaaataaaatgaaattattAACATGTTTGAGTTGCAGTTATTGGTTATAGCTGGTTTATTGGGGcccaatagacagattattgccccccaataatttatGATTATGAGACAACTTAAGAACAACTTGTAATTGGAAACCTAACTATACTTTTGCAACCTAATTTAAAACCCAAATTTGATACATGTGACCATCTTCCTAACTATTATTCTTCCTAACTATTATTTGGTCCCAATAATGATATTatgaccccccaataaaccCGATTATTGACGAAGTTTGATTTCATCACGTATTTGATTCGAAGATGTTTACCTACATAAACTAACCTAAAGCCAAACGTCCACCTTCTGACCAAAATTGTGAAgattattgggtggcaataaACCTGACTATATTAGTGCATGATTCTAATAGCAGCTTTTTTGGAAGGACCTGTTATAAATTGAAGGTAACAAAGGTACATTACATCATCCAATACTGTATGTAATTTGAccataat is a window from the Rosa chinensis cultivar Old Blush chromosome 2, RchiOBHm-V2, whole genome shotgun sequence genome containing:
- the LOC112184530 gene encoding uncharacterized protein LOC112184530 → MNVNPQGHGSMDATSHGPNAMMSDVVTNFAPNSASDAQDQPKSSLFLASDVIELQYLVPGCENGGSCSNTCSVDSRSEVVDEDDYLGEAFRIEVHKSYLSDEWSSYIYRVGEKFHGATELREKLRKYAIAVGFEFVFLRNDLDGIHAVCSNIGTKGCDWHLRALSSSQNGCLYITELNNIHTIKGIVRTQNHRLLGSKVVKTRIAADVSYNLSLKPREIMSKFKSTYGFDITYKVSLKVKQRAKEAIYGSDADSFSKLSWYKEAVLESNPGSSFVLEVDPSTNRFHRLFVAYGGCIEGFQFCLSVLYVDETFGKSIYKGFYPLAICFCDSETEANWTFFLKHLKSLLEPQGRVITFISDRGTRLLSAFDKVFAGHPHLFCYKHLVANFAGKYRGKGNSILIEDVKQKFFTVAYSSTEKEYRFNLHKLREVGGAEIIDPFLAEILVEHWCRAFYTGHRYGKMANGMAESFNSWISLERLMSVYCMLDPEPSQTFRRPCAKV